One Streptomyces sp. NBC_00102 DNA segment encodes these proteins:
- the pqqA gene encoding pyrroloquinoline quinone precursor peptide PqqA produces MLEPTTDATTQPADTTTTPASWSTPDFTVVDTAMEVTAYSLNAL; encoded by the coding sequence ATGCTTGAGCCCACCACCGACGCCACCACCCAGCCGGCCGACACCACCACCACGCCCGCGAGTTGGAGCACGCCGGACTTCACGGTCGTCGACACGGCCATGGAAGTCACCGCCTACTCCCTCAACGCCCTCTAG